The following coding sequences are from one Pseudomonas mendocina window:
- a CDS encoding NTP/NDP exchange transporter, whose product MQALTRRLARAINAEGEELGAVLAGFALFFCLFAGYFMLRPIREAMGITGGVNNLQWLFTATFVVMLLAVPMFAWLNSKVPRIHFIDWVYGFFCLNLLAFVLLFRVDHDSVWLARVFYVWISVYNLFVVSVAWSLMADVFDGAQARRLFAFIAAGASVGGLCGPLLSALLIGAVGESGLMLMAAVLLGVAMALKGYLMGWREQQGAGRPGAVSSESPRRPVPGNPFSGLTRMLGSRYLLGIGAFILLLTSVSTFLYFEQARLVAELFPDRAAQVKVFGVIDFVVQAGALAAQLFITGRVAQKLGVRVLLSIVPALVCLGFIGLALAPTFAMLAGLMIVRRIGEYAFVRPGREMLFAPLDAESKYKAKNFIDTVVYRGGDALSGWAKAGLDMLGHGAWLVAMVGALCAALWGVLGWYLGGRADRQVER is encoded by the coding sequence ATGCAGGCGCTCACGCGGCGCCTGGCGCGGGCGATCAATGCCGAAGGTGAAGAACTGGGCGCGGTGCTGGCCGGCTTCGCCCTGTTCTTCTGTCTGTTCGCCGGTTACTTCATGCTGCGGCCGATCCGCGAGGCGATGGGCATCACCGGCGGGGTGAACAACCTGCAGTGGCTGTTCACCGCCACCTTCGTCGTCATGTTGCTGGCCGTGCCGATGTTCGCCTGGCTCAACTCGAAAGTCCCACGCATCCATTTCATCGACTGGGTGTACGGCTTCTTCTGTCTCAACCTGCTCGCCTTCGTCCTGCTGTTTCGCGTCGATCACGACAGCGTGTGGCTGGCGCGGGTGTTCTACGTGTGGATCTCGGTCTACAACCTGTTCGTCGTTTCCGTGGCCTGGAGCCTGATGGCCGACGTGTTCGATGGTGCCCAGGCGCGCCGGCTGTTCGCCTTCATCGCGGCAGGAGCCAGTGTCGGCGGGCTCTGTGGGCCGCTGTTGAGTGCGCTGCTGATCGGGGCTGTCGGCGAGTCCGGATTGATGTTGATGGCCGCCGTATTGTTGGGTGTGGCCATGGCGCTCAAGGGTTACCTGATGGGCTGGCGCGAGCAGCAAGGTGCTGGCCGCCCTGGGGCGGTGAGCAGCGAGAGCCCGCGACGTCCGGTGCCGGGCAATCCCTTCAGCGGCCTGACGCGCATGCTGGGTTCGCGCTACCTGCTGGGGATTGGCGCGTTCATCCTGCTGCTGACGTCGGTCAGCACCTTTCTCTACTTCGAGCAGGCTCGGCTTGTCGCAGAGTTGTTTCCGGATCGCGCCGCGCAGGTGAAGGTATTTGGTGTGATCGACTTCGTCGTGCAGGCCGGTGCGTTGGCTGCGCAGTTGTTCATCACCGGGCGGGTGGCGCAGAAGCTGGGCGTACGCGTGTTGCTGTCGATCGTGCCTGCGCTGGTGTGCCTGGGCTTTATCGGCCTGGCGCTGGCGCCGACTTTCGCCATGCTGGCGGGGCTGATGATCGTGCGCCGCATTGGCGAATACGCCTTCGTCCGGCCGGGGCGGGAAATGCTCTTCGCCCCGCTGGATGCCGAGAGCAAGTACAAGGCGAAGAACTTCATCGACACCGTGGTCTATCGCGGTGGTGATGCCCTCAGCGGTTGGGCCAAGGCCGGGCTGGACATGCTCGGCCACGGCGCCTGGCTGGTGGCCATGGTCGGTGCGCTCTGTGCTGCGCTATGGGGCGTACTCGGCTGGTATCTGGGCGGCCGCGCCGATAGGCAAGTCGAGAGGTAG
- a CDS encoding 3-hydroxyacyl-CoA dehydrogenase, which yields MNKVVSPLRCAAVIGAGTMGRGIVISLANAGLRVLWLDNNPQMVEQGLAMAEETWAHNVAKGRIDAAQAAARRARIEAVDSYAALADADLVIEAVYENLDLKQRIFRELDAVMKPGAILASNTSALDIDAIAAVTARPQDVLGLHFFSPAHIMKLLEIVRGAETAPAVLQAARELGERMGKVAVVAGNCHGFIGNRMLHTYVREARMLLLEGASPHQVDAALQGFGFAMGPFRMYDVVGIDLEWRARELAGQGQDDPAVQVDNRLCELGRFGQKSGKGYYLYAPGSRQAEHDPQVDALVQAESERLGFSRRDIGNEEILERCLLALVNEGAKILEENIAANSHDIDLVYLNGYGFPAERGGPMAWADGEGVGAIRQRLLQLAERFGSHWQPAALIERLAAENKRFSDVQEGRV from the coding sequence ATGAATAAAGTCGTCTCGCCGCTTCGCTGTGCCGCCGTGATCGGCGCCGGCACCATGGGCCGCGGCATCGTCATCAGTCTGGCCAATGCCGGCCTGCGCGTGTTGTGGCTGGACAACAACCCGCAGATGGTCGAGCAGGGCCTGGCGATGGCCGAGGAAACCTGGGCGCATAACGTCGCCAAGGGGCGTATCGATGCGGCGCAAGCGGCTGCGCGACGGGCACGTATCGAGGCGGTGGACAGCTACGCGGCCCTGGCCGACGCCGATCTGGTGATCGAGGCGGTGTACGAGAACCTCGACCTCAAGCAACGCATCTTCCGCGAGCTGGACGCGGTGATGAAGCCTGGTGCGATCCTGGCCAGCAACACCTCGGCGCTGGATATCGATGCCATCGCTGCTGTTACTGCCAGGCCGCAAGACGTGCTGGGTCTGCACTTCTTCAGTCCGGCGCACATCATGAAATTGCTGGAAATCGTCCGGGGCGCCGAAACCGCGCCTGCCGTATTGCAGGCCGCTCGGGAGCTGGGCGAGCGCATGGGCAAGGTGGCGGTGGTGGCTGGTAATTGCCATGGCTTCATCGGCAACCGCATGCTGCACACCTACGTGCGCGAGGCGCGCATGCTGCTGCTCGAAGGCGCCTCGCCGCATCAGGTGGATGCGGCGCTACAGGGTTTCGGCTTCGCCATGGGGCCGTTTCGCATGTATGACGTGGTCGGCATCGACCTGGAATGGCGTGCCCGTGAGCTGGCCGGCCAGGGCCAGGACGACCCGGCGGTGCAGGTGGATAACCGCCTGTGCGAACTGGGCCGCTTTGGCCAGAAGAGCGGCAAGGGTTACTACCTGTACGCGCCCGGCAGTCGCCAGGCCGAGCATGATCCGCAGGTGGACGCGCTGGTGCAGGCCGAGTCCGAGCGCCTGGGCTTCAGTCGCCGTGATATCGGTAACGAGGAAATTCTCGAGCGCTGCCTGCTGGCACTGGTCAACGAAGGGGCGAAGATTCTCGAAGAGAACATCGCCGCCAACAGCCACGATATCGATCTGGTCTATCTCAATGGCTATGGTTTCCCTGCCGAGCGCGGTGGCCCGATGGCTTGGGCCGACGGCGAGGGCGTCGGCGCCATTCGTCAGCGTCTGCTGCAACTGGCCGAGCGCTTTGGCAGCCATTGGCAACCGGCGGCGCTGATCGAGCGTCTGGCCGCCGAGAACAAGCGCTTCAGCGACGTACAGGAGGGCCGGGTATGA
- a CDS encoding NAD(P)/FAD-dependent oxidoreductase, with protein sequence MSVEHLDVLIIGAGLSGVGAACHLKRLCPGKRFAILEGREAMGGTWDLFRYPGIRSDSDMYTLGYNFKPWSDPQAIADGPSIRRYIVQTAAEHGVDRLIRYRHKVLKADWCSTSATWQLLVQRGDDSEPLRMSCQFLMMCTGYYRYEAGYTPEFPGREAYQGTFIHPQLWPEGFDCSGKRVLVIGSGATAVTLVPALAEQGAQVTMLQRSPSYVINLPQRDALSNALRRVLPETWVYRLARGRNVTLQLVFYKLAKRFPNLVRRVLLGLVRRQLGGVDLRHFSPHYKPWDQRVCAVPDGDLFRVLRQGKAQVVTAEIERFTAQGVRLKSGEELTADVIVSATGLQLQLFGGIAVSVDGAPFEAPKSMGYRGIMLRDLPNLAVVMGYTNASWTLKADLSSEYFCRLINHLDAIGMRQVTPRDRHGEVRPEPFLDLQSGYIERASHLLPTQGDRVPWKLHQNYLLDLALLRYGKLEDDYLVFSVPQSAEQTALVQP encoded by the coding sequence ATGTCTGTGGAGCACCTGGATGTCCTGATCATCGGCGCTGGCCTGTCCGGTGTCGGTGCTGCCTGCCACCTCAAGCGTCTGTGCCCGGGCAAGCGTTTCGCCATTCTGGAAGGGCGCGAGGCCATGGGCGGCACCTGGGATCTGTTTCGCTATCCAGGCATCCGTTCCGACTCGGACATGTATACCCTCGGCTACAACTTCAAACCCTGGAGCGACCCGCAGGCCATCGCCGATGGCCCGTCGATCCGCCGCTATATTGTGCAGACCGCCGCCGAGCATGGTGTCGACCGGCTGATCCGTTATCGGCACAAGGTGCTCAAGGCCGATTGGTGCAGCACCAGCGCCACCTGGCAACTGCTGGTGCAGCGTGGCGACGACAGCGAGCCGCTGCGCATGAGCTGCCAGTTTCTGATGATGTGCACCGGCTACTACCGCTACGAGGCCGGCTATACGCCGGAATTCCCCGGCCGCGAGGCGTATCAGGGCACCTTCATTCACCCGCAGCTGTGGCCGGAGGGCTTCGATTGCAGCGGCAAGCGCGTGCTGGTGATTGGCAGTGGCGCGACCGCCGTGACCCTGGTGCCGGCGCTGGCCGAACAGGGTGCGCAGGTCACCATGCTGCAGCGCTCGCCCAGCTACGTGATCAACCTGCCGCAGCGTGATGCGCTGTCCAACGCGCTACGTCGCGTCCTGCCCGAAACCTGGGTGTATCGCCTGGCACGCGGACGCAACGTGACCCTGCAACTGGTCTTCTACAAACTGGCCAAGCGTTTTCCCAATCTGGTGCGCCGGGTGCTGCTGGGGTTGGTGCGGCGACAGTTGGGCGGCGTCGACCTGCGCCACTTCAGCCCCCACTACAAGCCCTGGGATCAACGCGTCTGCGCGGTGCCGGACGGTGACCTGTTCCGCGTGCTGCGTCAGGGCAAGGCGCAAGTGGTGACGGCCGAGATCGAGCGTTTTACCGCGCAGGGGGTTCGCCTGAAGAGTGGCGAGGAACTGACCGCCGATGTCATCGTCAGTGCCACCGGCCTGCAACTGCAGCTGTTTGGCGGTATCGCCGTGAGCGTCGATGGTGCGCCTTTCGAGGCGCCGAAGAGCATGGGCTACCGTGGCATCATGCTGCGCGACTTGCCCAACCTGGCGGTGGTGATGGGTTACACCAACGCCAGCTGGACACTCAAGGCCGACCTCTCCAGCGAATACTTCTGCCGTCTGATCAATCATCTGGATGCTATCGGCATGCGCCAGGTGACGCCGCGTGATCGCCATGGCGAGGTGCGCCCGGAACCTTTTCTCGACCTGCAATCGGGCTATATCGAGCGCGCCTCGCATCTGCTGCCGACGCAGGGCGACCGCGTGCCCTGGAAGCTGCACCAGAACTATCTGCTTGATCTGGCATTGCTGCGCTACGGCAAGCTGGAGGACGACTACCTGGTGTTTTCCGTGCCGCAGAGCGCAGAGCAAACGGCGTTGGTGCAGCCCTGA
- a CDS encoding aldo/keto reductase: MPSRRRFLHGSASLAAFAALMPWLPPSAFAAAPLLKRAIPSSGEMLPAIGLGTSRTHDVPMDDKALNPLRAVLRNLVNGGASLVDTAPSYGRAEAVCGALAAEDGMRKRLFLASKVSSTGREAGERQVEASFAALRTDTVDLMQVHNLQDTSTQLGLLRELKEQGRVRYIGVTHYLDSAHERLLEVLRKEPVDFVQFNYSIGERNAERELLPYCADKGIAVLINRPFQRSALFDRVRGKSLPDWATVDLDATSWAQLMLKYILANPAVTAVIPATSNPRYMADNILAGQGRLPDAAQRQRIIELFA, translated from the coding sequence ATGCCCAGTCGTCGTCGATTCCTGCACGGCAGCGCCAGCCTGGCGGCATTCGCCGCCCTGATGCCCTGGTTGCCGCCATCCGCTTTCGCCGCGGCGCCCTTGTTGAAAAGGGCGATACCCAGTAGCGGTGAAATGTTGCCGGCCATTGGTCTGGGAACCTCGCGAACGCATGATGTGCCGATGGACGACAAGGCGCTGAACCCGCTGCGAGCGGTGCTGCGCAATCTGGTCAATGGCGGTGCCAGCCTGGTCGACACCGCACCCAGTTATGGTCGGGCCGAGGCGGTGTGCGGCGCGTTGGCCGCCGAGGATGGCATGCGCAAGCGGTTGTTCCTGGCCAGCAAGGTTTCCTCCACGGGGCGCGAGGCAGGTGAGCGGCAGGTCGAGGCGAGCTTCGCTGCCCTGCGCACCGACACCGTCGACCTGATGCAGGTGCACAACCTGCAGGACACCAGCACTCAGCTCGGCCTGCTGCGCGAGCTCAAGGAGCAGGGCAGGGTACGTTACATCGGTGTGACCCACTACCTGGACTCCGCTCATGAGCGCCTGCTCGAGGTGCTGCGCAAGGAACCGGTGGATTTCGTCCAGTTCAACTACTCCATCGGCGAGCGCAACGCCGAGCGCGAGCTGTTGCCCTACTGCGCCGACAAGGGTATCGCGGTGCTGATCAACCGGCCGTTCCAGCGTTCTGCGCTGTTCGACCGGGTGCGCGGCAAGAGCCTGCCCGACTGGGCCACGGTGGATCTGGATGCCACGTCCTGGGCGCAGCTGATGCTCAAGTACATTCTCGCCAACCCGGCGGTGACGGCGGTGATTCCGGCCACCTCCAACCCGCGTTACATGGCCGATAACATCCTCGCCGGCCAGGGACGTCTGCCAGACGCGGCGCAGCGCCAGCGCATCATCGAGCTGTTCGCCTGA
- a CDS encoding LysR family transcriptional regulator, whose protein sequence is MNFINFDLNLLRVLDALLREQNVSRAAERLALSQPAVSNALGRLRELLDDPLLVRVGRRMQPTPRALALEAPIRSALRQLEQSLSAGETFEPGESRQRFCIAVTDYVELVCMPRLLDRLSQKAPGIGIDIRHLSPSLPMEALDKGELDLVLGRFDEMPARFARRHWMSETLKLAARRDHPLLRQGNMDLDTFLRLRHLWVHGGQTRGMVDQWLGEQGLSRQILYTTPNYLQAAHIVAGSELTAVLPTALARHFATLLPLQLFDLPFTLGPFHLEMVSLAQRQRDAALQWLIEEIVAVANP, encoded by the coding sequence ATGAATTTCATAAATTTCGACCTCAACCTGCTGCGGGTGCTGGACGCTCTGCTGCGCGAACAGAACGTCTCGCGCGCCGCCGAACGCCTGGCCCTGAGCCAGCCGGCGGTCAGCAATGCGCTGGGTCGCCTGCGCGAGCTGCTGGACGACCCGCTGCTGGTGCGCGTGGGCCGGCGCATGCAACCGACGCCACGAGCACTGGCGCTGGAAGCCCCGATCCGCAGCGCCCTGCGCCAACTGGAACAGAGCCTGAGTGCTGGCGAGACCTTCGAGCCGGGAGAAAGCCGCCAGCGCTTTTGCATCGCCGTCACCGACTACGTGGAGCTGGTGTGCATGCCGCGCCTGCTCGACCGCCTGAGCCAGAAGGCGCCGGGCATTGGCATCGACATTCGCCACCTCAGCCCGAGCCTGCCGATGGAGGCGCTGGACAAGGGCGAGCTGGATCTGGTGCTGGGCCGCTTCGATGAGATGCCCGCGCGCTTCGCCCGTCGCCACTGGATGAGCGAGACGCTCAAGTTGGCGGCACGCCGCGATCATCCGCTGCTGCGCCAGGGCAACATGGATCTGGACACCTTCCTGCGCCTGCGGCACCTCTGGGTGCATGGTGGGCAGACCCGCGGCATGGTCGATCAATGGCTGGGCGAACAGGGCCTGTCGCGGCAGATTCTCTACACCACACCGAACTACCTGCAGGCGGCGCATATCGTCGCTGGCAGCGAGCTAACCGCCGTACTGCCCACCGCCCTGGCCCGACACTTCGCCACGCTGTTGCCGCTGCAGCTGTTCGACCTGCCCTTTACCCTCGGCCCCTTCCACCTGGAGATGGTCAGCCTGGCGCAGCGCCAGCGCGATGCCGCGCTGCAGTGGCTGATCGAGGAAATCGTCGCGGTGGCCAACCCGTAG